The window CGCCCCGCACAACGACCAGGCGTACGCGGAGCACTGGTTCACGAAGACACTGACGTAGACGTGTCGGACGCGGGGGGCGGGGGCGGTGTGGGCGGCGTACCCGGGGCCGTCCCGCCCGACGGCCGTCGTGTGATCGACCCGCCGTCGTGCGGGCGTTCCGCGTCGGAGCCGCACAGCTCGGCGTTGAGTTCCCCGACGAGACGGACGAGGTCGGTGGGGCGGTCGGGCCCCCACCAGTCGCCGAGGAGTTCCGCGAGGGAGTCCTCGCGGGCCTGGGCGAGCCGGTCGGCGGCCTCATGGCCGGCGTCGGTGAGGACGAGGTCGATGCCGTCGCGGCGGGCGAGGCGGCGCCCCTCGACCTGCCGGGTCGCGGCCATGATCACATCGAGCGGGACGGTGCTGCGTTCCGCGAGCACGGCCGGTTCGGCCCAGCCGTACCGCCGGATCCGCAGCAGCAGCCAACTGGTGGCGGGCAGCAGGTCGTAGCCGGCCCGTGCGGTGATCTTCCGGTAGACCTCGCGGCGGCCCTCCCGCGACCCGAGCACCGACAGCGCCCGGCACACCTCGTCGTACGACGACCGCTCGACCGGGTTGCTGGCGAGCGTCTCCGTGGCGTCGGGCGCCGTCACGGAGGCCCGCAGCCGGTCCTCGCGCAGGAACCAGGCGAGGACGAAGCCGAGCAGGGCGACCGGAGCCGCGTAGACGAAGACGTCGGTGATGGAGGACGCGTACGCGTCGAGGACGGACGGGCGCAGCGCGGCCGGGAGTTCGGCGATCTCACGCGGGTCGGCCTTCAGCCCGTCCACGCTCACGCCGGACGGGAGCTGGGCCCCGTCGAGTGCGTCGGTGAGCTTCTCGCCGAGGTGCCCGGCGAAGACCGTGCCGAAGACGGCCACGCCGAACGAGGCGCCGATGGAACGGAAGAAGGTCGCGCCGGAGGTGGCGACGCCGAGGTCCTCGTAGGGGACCGCGTTCTGCACGACGAGGACGAGGACCTGCATGACGAGGCCGAGCCCGAGTCCGAAGACGAAGAGGTAGGCGCTCATCTCACCGTTGCCGCTGTCCGCGTCGAGCTGATGCAGAAGCAGCAGGCCCAGCGTGGTGACCCCCGTACCGACGACGGGGAAGACCTTCCAGCGGCCCGTGCGGCTGACGATCTGCCCGGAGACCGTCGAGGACAGCAACAGCCCGAACACCATCGGCAGCATGTGCACACCCGACATGGTCGGTGACACGCCCTTGACGACCTGGAGGAACGTCGGCAGATAGGTCATCGCGCCGAACATCGCGAAGCCGACGACGAAGCTGATCACGGCGGAGAGGGTGAAGGTGTGGACGCGGAACAGCTTGAGGGGCAGGACGGGTTCGGCGGCCCGCCGCTCGACGGCCACGAAGACGACGACGAGCAGGACGGCCAGGACGGAGAGGCCGATGATCTGCGGTGAGTCCCAGTCCCACGTGGTGCCGCCGAGGGAGGCGACCAGGACCAGACAGGTGGCCACGGAGGCGATGAGGAAGGTGCCGAGGTAGTCGATGACATGCCGTTCGGCCCGGCGCGGGATGCGCAGCACGGCGGCGATGACGAGC is drawn from Streptomyces bottropensis ATCC 25435 and contains these coding sequences:
- a CDS encoding MDR family MFS transporter, translating into MTDDTSHAPADGGDEHANAAAGARAGTARTGDGTGDTGLAAGGTPPPGPRGQGVPVAEGVPGGVMVSIGALLLGMLLAALDQTIVSTALPTIVSELGGLEHLSWVVTAYMLAATAATPLWGKLGDQYGRKRLFQTAIVIFLIGSALCGAAQNMPQLIGFRALQGLGGGGLMVLSMAIVGDLVPPRERGRYQGLFGAVFGATSVLGPLLGGLFTEHLSWRWVFYVNLPVGAVALLVIAAVLRIPRRAERHVIDYLGTFLIASVATCLVLVASLGGTTWDWDSPQIIGLSVLAVLLVVVFVAVERRAAEPVLPLKLFRVHTFTLSAVISFVVGFAMFGAMTYLPTFLQVVKGVSPTMSGVHMLPMVFGLLLSSTVSGQIVSRTGRWKVFPVVGTGVTTLGLLLLHQLDADSGNGEMSAYLFVFGLGLGLVMQVLVLVVQNAVPYEDLGVATSGATFFRSIGASFGVAVFGTVFAGHLGEKLTDALDGAQLPSGVSVDGLKADPREIAELPAALRPSVLDAYASSITDVFVYAAPVALLGFVLAWFLREDRLRASVTAPDATETLASNPVERSSYDEVCRALSVLGSREGRREVYRKITARAGYDLLPATSWLLLRIRRYGWAEPAVLAERSTVPLDVIMAATRQVEGRRLARRDGIDLVLTDAGHEAADRLAQAREDSLAELLGDWWGPDRPTDLVRLVGELNAELCGSDAERPHDGGSITRRPSGGTAPGTPPTPPPPPASDTSTSVSS